In the Rubripirellula tenax genome, one interval contains:
- a CDS encoding response regulator → MNHLNNSCNQDPQFDSPDFSAVPESVLATLIAIDATEERRLRAHGAHEVAEYPVDRPWVLCIDDDAEFLHGLKLKLQQRGYDVVRAHEGDEGYKFAFKFNPVMILLDLHMPNTSGEEVLAQLRQHPDTAQIPVVIMTGLNEHGLELRMHSLGAHQVFRKPVPLDVLADAVDRYLADA, encoded by the coding sequence ATGAACCATCTCAATAATTCCTGCAACCAAGATCCTCAGTTCGACTCACCGGACTTTTCAGCGGTCCCTGAATCGGTACTCGCCACTTTGATCGCCATCGATGCGACCGAGGAACGGCGTCTACGCGCACATGGTGCCCATGAAGTGGCTGAGTATCCTGTCGATCGACCATGGGTTTTGTGCATCGACGATGATGCCGAATTCCTGCACGGATTGAAACTAAAACTGCAACAGCGTGGCTATGACGTCGTCCGCGCCCATGAAGGCGATGAAGGATACAAGTTTGCTTTCAAGTTCAATCCGGTGATGATCCTGCTGGACTTGCACATGCCCAACACCAGCGGCGAAGAAGTGTTGGCGCAACTGCGACAACACCCTGACACGGCGCAAATCCCGGTCGTGATTATGACCGGACTGAACGAACACGGACTCGAATTGCGAATGCATTCTTTGGGTGCGCATCAAGTCTTTCGCAAACCCGTCCCGCTTGACGTCCTTGCCGACGCGGTTGATCGCTATTTGGCCGACGCTTGA
- a CDS encoding MlaE family ABC transporter permease: MSESAASISSLPRRDVTSPLRRWVTEWGSAVVDAIVTIGDLTLFTWRMLRWMFTRLPSRGTLLINFYQVGALSLPVVALTGTFIGMVLAVQSYAQFHAIGLETRLGVVINSSLVKELGPVLAATMLAGRVGSAMAAVLGTMRVTEQIDALTTMGADPIHYLVVPRFLACILLIPALTIMADFMGIVGGYFYSVIILGIDHAAYLNHSREGVAGFDLFSGIFKSIFFGGIIAVVSCYRGFHCEPGAEGVGKAATTAFVYSFVLILTVDLFLTIVLNSIYYSLYPSGASFI; this comes from the coding sequence GTGTCCGAGTCGGCAGCCTCCATCTCTAGCCTGCCACGCCGTGACGTCACGTCACCGCTTCGTCGTTGGGTCACCGAATGGGGATCTGCGGTCGTGGACGCGATCGTAACGATCGGCGATTTGACGCTGTTCACGTGGCGGATGTTGCGATGGATGTTCACTCGCTTACCCTCGCGGGGAACGCTGCTGATCAACTTCTATCAAGTTGGCGCGCTCAGTCTTCCGGTGGTCGCATTGACGGGGACCTTCATCGGAATGGTGTTGGCGGTTCAGAGCTACGCCCAGTTTCATGCGATCGGTTTGGAAACGCGGTTGGGTGTTGTCATCAACAGTTCGTTGGTCAAAGAGCTTGGGCCTGTCTTGGCGGCGACGATGCTTGCCGGTCGAGTGGGCAGTGCGATGGCAGCGGTGCTGGGAACGATGCGAGTCACCGAACAGATCGACGCGCTAACCACCATGGGGGCCGATCCGATTCACTATCTGGTTGTGCCCCGGTTCCTCGCTTGTATCTTGCTGATCCCGGCGCTCACAATCATGGCTGACTTCATGGGCATTGTCGGCGGATACTTTTACAGCGTCATCATTTTGGGGATCGACCATGCGGCTTACCTGAACCACTCGCGCGAAGGTGTCGCGGGCTTCGATTTGTTCAGCGGTATCTTCAAGAGCATCTTTTTTGGTGGCATCATTGCGGTGGTTTCGTGCTATCGCGGCTTCCATTGTGAACCCGGTGCCGAAGGTGTCGGCAAGGCCGCGACGACTGCGTTTGTGTACTCGTTCGTTCTGATTCTTACCGTTGACCTGTTTTTGACCATCGTACTGAATTCGATTTACTATTCGCTTTATCCGTCGGGAGCGTCATTCATATGA
- a CDS encoding response regulator, with product MISRVLIVDDHDVARMGLACMLETEGFSIAGSVATGGEAVTFLAGTDSVELVILDIQMPASDGLATLQKIRESHPDMKVVVLSSYDNPTYIARATALGAQDYILKGVSFGSVLNSLKRAIEGQPPPEDSRLSRISKIMQRVINPEELPAEMPLTGREAQVLRHVALGLSNKEVARSLSISVETVKEHVQNILRKTNANDRTDAAVRAVKLGLAD from the coding sequence ATGATTTCGAGAGTGTTGATCGTGGACGATCACGACGTAGCCCGAATGGGCTTAGCATGCATGCTAGAAACCGAGGGGTTTTCTATCGCAGGATCCGTTGCAACCGGGGGCGAAGCAGTGACATTCCTCGCCGGTACGGATTCCGTTGAACTCGTCATTTTGGACATCCAGATGCCGGCGTCGGATGGACTGGCAACGCTACAAAAAATACGCGAGTCTCATCCTGACATGAAGGTTGTCGTTTTAAGCTCCTATGACAATCCGACGTATATCGCGCGTGCGACGGCTCTCGGCGCCCAGGACTACATCCTCAAGGGCGTCTCGTTCGGTTCGGTTCTAAATTCGTTGAAGCGAGCCATCGAAGGCCAGCCCCCACCCGAGGACAGCCGGCTCTCGCGAATTTCAAAGATCATGCAACGGGTCATCAACCCAGAAGAACTGCCGGCGGAAATGCCCCTCACCGGCCGCGAGGCTCAGGTACTGCGCCATGTGGCGTTGGGACTGAGCAACAAAGAGGTCGCCAGATCACTTTCCATCAGCGTCGAGACGGTGAAAGAGCACGTCCAGAACATTCTGCGCAAAACCAACGCGAATGACCGAACCGACGCAGCCGTCCGCGCCGTAAAACTTGGCTTAGCTGATTAG
- a CDS encoding ATP-binding response regulator, whose translation MNNDPTKVLLIEDEPGDATLVKISLGRSAGEYEVHHATTLNAGIAMFEHEQFQVIITDLGLPDSEGLSAVSRLSSEFRSAAIIVLSGLDDEDLYIQAISSGADNFLCKSDLQFIHRTVQQSIQRQLHRNEIKRLVDAVQNQKSVLQQQSVELEEKNAHLKNLCDSSQTFVNNVSHEFRTPLCVVKQYANLLADGVVGPIAPDQCRMLRVIEDRVDDLNNMVDDMLDISRHESGLLAAKRDCCDPNEIVERILSGLRQRAAIRGVELSYTPDETKRTLFGDAEKISRTLINLIVNAIKFSATGDTVTIQVNASDTQRECCFSVTDRGPGIEEEQQALIFQRFGQVNTSLHQSIDGVGLGLNIAKELVDLNLGTLSLVSEVGVGSTFSFTVPYDDDAEVAKRYFARLSATETTEPITIFSISSAEQDITDETAREIKLLLNFLVRAPDLLLHPQPTEWILILRANRKQSMEFLARVTAEIESINRNRPQGPLPCIQFRPEGCFELEEAIAMMTRRFDSKHQGPKLSSGRTAEVKGVYYAN comes from the coding sequence ATGAATAACGATCCAACAAAAGTTCTCTTGATTGAGGACGAACCGGGCGACGCAACACTTGTCAAGATCTCGCTTGGTCGATCGGCTGGCGAATACGAAGTTCATCATGCGACGACGCTCAATGCCGGAATCGCAATGTTTGAACACGAACAGTTTCAAGTCATCATCACGGATCTCGGCCTGCCCGATTCCGAAGGCTTGTCCGCCGTCAGCCGCCTGAGCTCCGAATTCCGTTCGGCTGCGATCATTGTGCTGTCGGGTTTGGATGATGAGGATCTCTACATACAAGCCATCTCCAGTGGCGCTGACAATTTCCTCTGCAAATCAGACCTCCAATTCATTCACCGAACCGTCCAGCAGAGCATCCAGCGCCAACTGCACCGCAACGAAATCAAACGCCTCGTCGATGCCGTCCAGAACCAAAAATCAGTACTCCAGCAACAAAGCGTGGAGCTCGAAGAGAAAAACGCTCACTTAAAAAATCTTTGTGATTCGTCACAAACGTTTGTCAACAACGTCTCGCACGAATTTCGCACGCCACTTTGCGTGGTCAAGCAATACGCAAACCTTCTCGCAGATGGAGTCGTTGGCCCGATTGCGCCGGACCAATGCCGAATGTTAAGAGTGATCGAGGATCGTGTTGACGACTTGAACAACATGGTTGACGACATGCTTGACATCAGCCGACACGAATCGGGATTGTTGGCTGCAAAGCGAGACTGTTGCGACCCGAACGAAATTGTCGAGCGGATTCTTTCGGGACTTCGGCAGCGAGCCGCGATTCGTGGCGTGGAGCTTTCCTACACTCCGGACGAAACGAAACGCACGCTGTTCGGCGATGCCGAAAAAATATCGCGGACACTGATCAATCTGATCGTCAACGCGATCAAGTTTTCGGCTACCGGAGATACTGTGACGATCCAAGTCAACGCAAGCGATACCCAGCGTGAGTGCTGCTTTTCGGTGACGGATCGTGGACCGGGAATCGAAGAAGAGCAGCAAGCACTGATTTTCCAACGATTCGGCCAAGTCAACACGAGTTTGCACCAGTCGATTGATGGCGTCGGACTGGGGCTGAACATCGCCAAAGAATTGGTTGACCTGAATCTGGGAACACTTTCGCTGGTGAGTGAAGTGGGTGTGGGAAGCACGTTTTCCTTCACGGTTCCCTACGACGACGACGCCGAAGTTGCCAAACGGTACTTCGCGCGTCTCAGCGCAACGGAAACAACTGAGCCGATCACGATATTTTCGATTTCGTCTGCAGAACAAGACATCACGGACGAAACGGCGCGAGAGATCAAGCTGTTGCTCAACTTTCTGGTTCGTGCACCTGATTTGCTTTTGCACCCTCAACCGACCGAGTGGATTTTGATCCTGCGAGCGAATCGAAAACAATCGATGGAGTTCCTAGCCCGCGTGACCGCCGAGATTGAATCGATCAATCGGAATCGGCCGCAAGGACCGCTGCCGTGCATTCAGTTCAGACCCGAAGGATGCTTCGAACTCGAAGAAGCGATCGCGATGATGACTCGTCGTTTTGATTCGAAACATCAAGGCCCGAAACTCTCCAGCGGACGTACCGCCGAAGTGAAGGGAGTCTACTATGCGAACTAA
- a CDS encoding RluA family pseudouridine synthase, whose amino-acid sequence MANRTLTSPPQPTGLLLYLCSTLSDTKRTRVKELLRSGLVHVNEESVTQHDIQVGPRDTVEIRDERATAKRSFPFDVLFEDATLLVINKPNGLLTVGNKREKKRTVESIVNEALRPERQRCYIVQRLDLFTSGVLLLAKTEAAQKQIKAKWGASSKLYHAVVEGIPDPPQATLTHFLTEDERLVVHAGETPSREAIEATLSFETLKSRDALTLVLVRLKTGKKNQIRAQMSAIGHPIAGDAKYGATSNPIGRLCLHASSLSLTHPKTNQLMSFQAPIPDGMDL is encoded by the coding sequence ATGGCCAATCGAACGTTGACCAGCCCGCCCCAGCCAACGGGTTTGCTTCTTTATCTCTGTTCCACACTGAGCGACACCAAACGCACACGAGTGAAAGAACTGCTGCGCAGCGGTTTGGTTCATGTGAACGAGGAATCGGTCACACAGCACGATATTCAAGTTGGCCCACGCGATACCGTCGAAATTCGCGACGAACGGGCAACCGCCAAACGCTCGTTTCCGTTCGACGTGCTGTTCGAAGATGCGACGCTATTGGTGATCAATAAACCGAACGGCTTGCTGACCGTTGGTAACAAGCGGGAAAAGAAGCGGACCGTCGAATCGATCGTCAATGAAGCTCTCCGCCCAGAACGTCAGCGATGCTATATCGTTCAACGTCTGGATCTCTTCACGTCGGGAGTCCTGCTGCTGGCCAAGACCGAGGCGGCGCAAAAACAGATCAAAGCCAAGTGGGGTGCTTCAAGCAAGCTGTACCACGCCGTCGTCGAAGGAATTCCCGATCCGCCGCAAGCGACTCTGACTCATTTCCTGACCGAGGACGAACGTCTTGTTGTCCACGCCGGTGAAACACCAAGTCGCGAAGCCATCGAAGCAACGCTTTCCTTCGAAACGCTCAAATCACGTGACGCTCTTACGTTGGTTTTGGTCCGACTGAAGACCGGCAAGAAGAACCAGATCCGCGCGCAAATGTCCGCCATTGGGCACCCCATTGCTGGCGACGCCAAGTACGGGGCCACGTCGAATCCGATCGGGCGACTCTGTTTGCACGCATCAAGTCTTTCCCTGACGCACCCCAAAACCAACCAACTCATGAGTTTCCAGGCACCGATTCCCGACGGCATGGACTTATGA
- a CDS encoding response regulator, with protein sequence MRTKRHVLVVDDDEAIRHGTGLRIAFNGYEVSTAKNGLEAFDMAVERMPDAILMDVRMPVMDGLAALAKLKADPRTTAIPVVIASASLGDKNTSLESGARFFLTKPYTNDVMLSAISASMALQLSDSIKLKAIEA encoded by the coding sequence ATGCGAACTAAGAGACACGTCCTTGTTGTGGACGATGATGAAGCGATTCGTCATGGAACTGGATTGCGTATCGCCTTCAATGGCTATGAGGTTTCCACGGCAAAAAATGGGCTCGAAGCGTTCGACATGGCCGTCGAACGAATGCCCGATGCGATTTTGATGGACGTGCGAATGCCTGTGATGGACGGACTGGCCGCTTTGGCGAAACTCAAAGCCGATCCACGTACCACCGCCATCCCCGTCGTGATTGCTTCCGCAAGTCTTGGCGACAAAAACACATCGCTTGAATCGGGCGCGAGATTCTTCCTTACCAAGCCCTACACCAATGACGTCATGCTATCTGCGATTTCCGCAAGCATGGCATTGCAACTGTCCGACAGCATCAAATTGAAAGCCATCGAAGCATGA
- a CDS encoding sigma-54-dependent transcriptional regulator codes for MTVSASILLVDDDRHLAESMAAWLREMSHRVETVATLAEAKQSLIAGQYDLVMTDLRLGNDDGFDLIGHIKKKHPETAVLVITGYATPDTAVEAVRAGAYDLLTKPLIDDELSLSIERAISQREITRQNEELRKQLDRRSGLENILSHDYRMMKIFDVVDSIANARASVLITGENGTGKSMIARAIHARSTRRNGPFVEVACGALPDTLLESELFGHVAGAYTGANTNRAGKFQLADGGTLFLDEIATATPAMQVKLLRVLQEFQFEQLGGTETHSVDTRVILATNENLSNAVDTGRFRQDLYYRINVVNIVLPSLRERIGDLPLLVDHFLREASETCGREAESFDKDAIKAMQAYAWPGNIRQLENVVERAVLLGRGPVLTVDDLPPELTGRASDQQESSIAGASRAVSLGDIDGKTLRDALEGPERQIILQSLRAHNWNRAATADTLDINRTTLYKKMKRLGLDDPRLQYA; via the coding sequence ATGACAGTCTCCGCTTCGATCCTGCTCGTTGACGACGATCGCCATCTCGCCGAATCCATGGCGGCTTGGCTGCGCGAGATGTCGCATCGTGTCGAAACGGTCGCGACGCTCGCGGAAGCAAAACAGTCGTTGATTGCCGGTCAATACGACTTGGTGATGACCGATTTGCGATTGGGCAACGACGATGGCTTCGATCTGATCGGGCATATCAAGAAAAAGCATCCCGAAACTGCGGTCCTTGTGATCACGGGCTACGCGACACCCGATACCGCCGTCGAGGCCGTGCGTGCGGGTGCTTACGATCTGTTGACCAAGCCTTTAATCGATGACGAACTTTCGCTGTCGATAGAACGTGCGATCAGCCAACGCGAGATCACCCGTCAAAACGAAGAGCTTCGAAAGCAACTTGATCGACGTAGCGGTCTTGAGAACATTCTCAGCCACGACTATCGAATGATGAAAATCTTCGACGTCGTCGACAGCATCGCGAACGCCCGTGCCTCGGTTTTGATCACCGGCGAAAACGGTACCGGTAAGAGCATGATCGCACGCGCGATTCACGCTCGAAGCACACGGCGAAATGGTCCTTTCGTGGAAGTCGCCTGTGGCGCGTTGCCCGACACCCTGCTTGAAAGCGAGCTATTCGGACACGTCGCGGGCGCCTACACGGGTGCGAACACGAATCGTGCGGGCAAGTTTCAACTGGCCGATGGAGGCACATTGTTTTTGGACGAAATCGCGACTGCGACGCCCGCGATGCAAGTGAAACTGCTTCGCGTGCTACAAGAATTTCAGTTCGAACAACTCGGTGGTACCGAAACGCACTCCGTCGATACGCGGGTGATTTTGGCCACGAACGAAAACCTATCCAATGCGGTCGATACCGGCCGATTCCGACAAGATCTGTACTATCGAATCAACGTCGTCAACATCGTGTTGCCGTCGCTGCGAGAGCGGATCGGCGACCTGCCACTGCTGGTGGACCACTTCTTACGAGAGGCGTCGGAAACGTGCGGCCGCGAAGCGGAAAGTTTCGATAAAGACGCAATCAAAGCGATGCAGGCCTACGCTTGGCCGGGAAACATTCGTCAACTCGAAAACGTGGTCGAACGCGCCGTGCTGCTCGGTCGCGGCCCGGTCTTGACGGTCGACGATCTGCCACCGGAATTGACCGGTCGAGCCAGCGATCAGCAGGAAAGCTCCATTGCCGGAGCGTCGCGGGCGGTCAGTCTGGGCGACATCGATGGGAAGACGCTGCGTGATGCTCTGGAAGGTCCCGAGCGACAAATCATTTTGCAGTCGCTACGAGCTCATAATTGGAATCGCGCTGCCACGGCCGATACGTTGGATATCAATCGCACGACGCTTTACAAAAAGATGAAGCGCTTGGGACTTGATGATCCGCGGCTGCAGTACGCCTAG
- a CDS encoding response regulator, with product MNILLIDDDIDFGETMRLTLSSWGHRVTLNRNWLSLMRSLKEDSYDLIIADIETPTGNGLTAFRFLNEDESVREIELIFVSGLNDAETLRSCQELGAGHIHKSSSVFEDVRRALTKITDSHVTTLDPVGVSIP from the coding sequence ATGAACATCCTACTGATCGACGACGATATCGACTTTGGCGAAACCATGCGGCTGACTTTGTCCAGCTGGGGACACCGCGTCACTCTGAATCGCAATTGGCTGTCGCTGATGCGAAGTCTAAAGGAAGATTCTTACGACCTGATCATTGCCGACATTGAGACGCCGACCGGAAACGGCTTGACGGCATTTCGATTCCTTAACGAAGACGAAAGTGTTCGGGAGATCGAATTGATTTTCGTGAGCGGCCTGAACGACGCGGAAACACTGCGATCGTGTCAGGAACTCGGCGCCGGACACATTCATAAATCGAGCTCGGTGTTTGAAGACGTTCGTCGAGCACTCACAAAAATCACCGACTCGCACGTCACGACACTTGATCCAGTCGGTGTTTCAATTCCCTAG